ATCAAGAACCTGGCAAAGGACGGGAATGTCGTTATAGACAGAGAAAATGTCAGGATTTCAGGGTATACCGTTAACCTGAAAGGCGACCTGGAGGAACTGAGGAAAGAGATCGAGAAGCTCTATCTCGAGTTAAAACTCACACCGCCGTCTACCAAAGAAGCAGTAGAGAAGTTTGCGGACAGAAGAGACAAGGCCAGGAATATCCTTAAAGTTATGCTAAACGAAGGAGTGCTTGTAAAGGTGAGTGAGGAGATGTATTTTCACAAAGATGTGCTCGGCAGTCTCAGGGAAGATTATAGGGCATTTCTTTTGAAGGAGGGAGAGTCTACGCCTGCGAGTTTCAGAGATATGACAGGCCTGTCTCGAAAATTCACCATACCGCTTATGGAATATTTCGATGCAACGAAGCTCACCATAAGGGTGGGTGATCACCGGGTGCTGAGGGAACGGAAGGAAAGATGACGATCGAGCAGTTTGATATTCGAATGTATGACGGTGAAAAACTCTCAAGCGAGGTTTCCGACATCATAAGGGAGATTCCCGTTGAAATCATTCTCAATGATAAGAGGGTTGTCAGTATAGCCTGTACGGGGATTCATTTGAAAGAGCTGGCGGTGGGATTTCTCAGATCGGAAGGGATGATTGAATCACTGGAGGATATAGAAGAAATAGCCGTTTCCGATGAAAAGGGAAGGGTACGTATCTCTACTCAAAAAGTAGACGAACCTTTTATTCCAATGAAAACAATTGCTTCCAGCGGCTCCCGGGGAAATAGAATGGATGAATTTTCAATGAGGGTGCTGGAGTCAGATATTACCATTTCGCCGGATCATGTCTTGAAATTGATGAAAGGTCTTCTTGAATCATCAGAACTCCACAGCGCAACTCATGGAACCCACTGTTCCGCACTGGCCGATGGAGACGGGATTCTCGTTTCAAGGGAAGATATAGGGAGGCACAACACCGTCGATATGCTCGGAGGATATTCGCTTCTTGAGGGTATCGATTGTTCCGATAAGATCATCGTAACGACAGGCCGTGTCTCCTCGGAGATTGTAACCAAAGTATGGAAAATGGGCATACCGGTAATAATATCCCATTCGGCCCCGACCTCAAGGGCGATTACCTTATCAGAAAATGCGGGAATCACGGTCATAGGATATGTGAGAGGCGGGAAGATGAGAGTCTATTCGCATGAGGGAAGGGTGATAGTTAAATAAGGAGGCTATCTTTGTGAAGAATATCTATAT
This genomic interval from Syntrophales bacterium contains the following:
- the fdhD gene encoding formate dehydrogenase accessory sulfurtransferase FdhD, yielding MTIEQFDIRMYDGEKLSSEVSDIIREIPVEIILNDKRVVSIACTGIHLKELAVGFLRSEGMIESLEDIEEIAVSDEKGRVRISTQKVDEPFIPMKTIASSGSRGNRMDEFSMRVLESDITISPDHVLKLMKGLLESSELHSATHGTHCSALADGDGILVSREDIGRHNTVDMLGGYSLLEGIDCSDKIIVTTGRVSSEIVTKVWKMGIPVIISHSAPTSRAITLSENAGITVIGYVRGGKMRVYSHEGRVIVK